A genomic segment from Tuwongella immobilis encodes:
- a CDS encoding pyridoxal-phosphate-dependent aminotransferase family protein, which yields MKPRLMTPGPTPVPEETLLELAKPVGYHRSSEAKAILAEVSEDLKYVFQTKNPVVTLTSSGTGGMEAAVSNCFSAGEKVILLIAGRWGDRWRNLAKAFGLNAVVVEVPYGKAIQPAQLEEALKAHPDAVGVFATLSETSTGVGHDIAAFGKLVTATPAILVVDAISGLGCMECRTDEWNIDVNVTGSQKALMLPPGLAYVSISDKAKARIDANQSSKTFYFDLKKYLSKIAESDTPFTPANTLIKAQRVSLQRIRKEGIENLWARHARMARAARAGVQAMGLHLFAEQPNNGLTVITVPEGVDGNAVLSKIEKQYGIKLANGQDNMKGKIWRMAHMGYLDLFDVLAALSALELVLHEVGFLKEVGPGVAAAQQALAAKA from the coding sequence ATGAAGCCTCGTTTGATGACCCCTGGTCCGACCCCGGTGCCTGAGGAGACCCTGCTCGAGCTGGCCAAACCTGTGGGTTACCATCGATCGTCGGAAGCGAAAGCGATCCTCGCGGAAGTCAGCGAAGATCTCAAGTACGTTTTCCAGACGAAAAATCCGGTGGTGACGCTCACGAGCTCGGGTACCGGCGGGATGGAAGCGGCGGTCTCGAACTGCTTTTCGGCGGGCGAGAAAGTCATTCTGCTGATCGCGGGTCGTTGGGGCGATCGCTGGCGTAACCTGGCGAAGGCGTTCGGCTTAAATGCGGTCGTCGTCGAAGTGCCTTATGGCAAAGCGATTCAGCCGGCCCAACTCGAAGAAGCGTTGAAAGCGCATCCGGATGCGGTGGGGGTGTTCGCCACGCTGAGCGAAACATCGACTGGTGTGGGGCACGACATCGCCGCGTTTGGCAAGCTCGTGACTGCGACTCCGGCGATTCTCGTCGTCGATGCGATCAGCGGTCTTGGCTGCATGGAATGCCGAACCGATGAGTGGAACATCGATGTCAATGTCACTGGTTCGCAGAAGGCGCTGATGCTGCCGCCGGGATTGGCATACGTTTCGATTAGCGATAAAGCGAAGGCTCGCATCGACGCGAATCAATCGAGCAAGACGTTCTACTTCGATCTGAAGAAGTATTTGAGCAAGATTGCCGAATCGGATACGCCGTTTACGCCAGCAAATACGCTGATTAAGGCCCAACGGGTGAGTTTGCAGCGCATCCGCAAAGAAGGCATCGAAAATCTCTGGGCCCGACATGCCCGGATGGCGCGGGCCGCTCGCGCTGGGGTGCAGGCGATGGGGCTGCATCTGTTCGCCGAACAGCCGAATAACGGTCTGACCGTCATCACGGTTCCCGAGGGAGTGGACGGGAACGCCGTGCTGAGCAAAATCGAGAAGCAATACGGCATCAAACTCGCCAACGGCCAAGACAACATGAAGGGGAAGATCTGGCGGATGGCCCACATGGGTTATCTCGATCTCTTCGATGTGCTGGCGGCGTTGTCGGCGTTGGAATTGGTGCTGCACGAGGTCGGCTTCCTGAAGGAAGTTGGACCGGGCGTCGCGGCGGCACAACAAGCACTCGCTGCCAAGGCGTGA
- a CDS encoding TIGR02996 domain-containing protein gives MSVQSSLLAAVREFPEDDAPRLIYADWFEERGGDFDFERAQFIRLQCALAQMGPDEPGRFDLESTEHKWLQRFTALWRAEQRIVAQQLHFRRGFPNHARLSWESFLTEAMNWLPESTVRHIALGPIPFQTDYSAPLRNHPIYQWIGSLELEDPPVNPNHLRAILSSRNLYGLRGLRLRPYYPESTIPGNLTYVEYLDILTHSEALRELRTLDLRGGSLSDRGAARLAQSSVLQNLQSLNLSSNRIGLAGVRNLVRSRFFPNLRRLSIGFNLLDELSLRQFAEAERDIPFQLLELTDIASISSPDVCHFLEWSGLDGIEQLRLSGSPLCESAMRVLCHPVRWEGMNRLDLNQTQLSGWSMRWLAENGHFPKLRRLDLSHNSIRDTGVRAIASASWAETLTALNLSRNQLGGPGTKALFQSTHLGLLERLDLSANYLGTPTMLAIAESSQLTNLRELNLEANHIDDEGAVALLTSPRLASVRVFRLAGNPISESCREMLGESFGIRVTL, from the coding sequence ATGAGCGTGCAATCAAGTCTTCTTGCCGCGGTGCGTGAATTCCCGGAAGACGATGCGCCACGGCTCATTTATGCCGATTGGTTTGAGGAACGCGGCGGTGATTTCGATTTTGAGCGCGCTCAATTCATCCGGTTGCAGTGTGCATTGGCGCAAATGGGGCCGGATGAGCCTGGCCGTTTCGACCTCGAATCTACCGAACACAAATGGCTGCAACGATTTACCGCATTGTGGCGAGCGGAGCAGCGGATCGTCGCCCAGCAACTGCACTTTCGACGCGGGTTCCCGAATCACGCTCGGCTTTCGTGGGAATCGTTTCTGACCGAGGCGATGAACTGGCTGCCCGAATCCACCGTTCGACACATCGCGTTGGGGCCAATTCCGTTTCAGACCGATTATTCCGCACCACTGCGCAATCACCCAATTTATCAGTGGATTGGATCGTTGGAGCTGGAAGATCCCCCGGTGAATCCGAATCATCTTCGAGCGATTCTTTCGTCCCGTAACCTCTATGGATTACGTGGGTTACGGTTGCGGCCGTATTATCCCGAATCGACGATTCCGGGGAACCTCACCTATGTGGAATATCTCGATATTCTAACGCATTCGGAGGCACTGCGTGAGTTGCGGACGCTCGACTTACGCGGTGGCTCGTTGAGTGATCGCGGGGCTGCTCGATTAGCGCAATCGAGTGTCCTTCAGAATTTGCAATCGCTGAATCTGTCATCCAATCGAATTGGTTTGGCGGGGGTGCGGAATCTGGTTCGGTCGCGGTTCTTTCCGAATTTGCGGCGATTGTCGATCGGCTTTAACTTGTTGGATGAGTTGAGCTTGCGACAATTTGCCGAGGCCGAGCGCGATATTCCATTCCAGTTGTTGGAATTGACCGATATCGCGTCGATTAGCTCCCCGGACGTGTGCCATTTTCTGGAGTGGTCGGGACTCGATGGCATCGAGCAACTGCGTCTGAGTGGCTCCCCGTTGTGCGAATCGGCGATGCGGGTGCTGTGCCATCCCGTTCGGTGGGAAGGGATGAACCGATTGGATTTGAATCAGACCCAACTGAGCGGTTGGAGCATGCGTTGGTTGGCCGAAAATGGGCACTTTCCGAAACTTCGGCGGTTGGATCTGTCGCATAATTCGATTCGGGACACTGGCGTTCGTGCGATTGCGTCGGCATCGTGGGCGGAGACGCTGACGGCGCTCAATCTGAGTCGCAATCAACTGGGCGGTCCTGGAACCAAGGCATTGTTTCAATCGACGCATCTTGGATTATTGGAACGCCTGGACTTGAGTGCAAACTATCTGGGCACGCCGACAATGTTAGCCATCGCAGAATCCTCCCAATTGACCAATCTCCGCGAACTCAACCTGGAAGCCAACCATATTGACGATGAAGGGGCCGTCGCGTTGCTGACTTCGCCGCGATTGGCGTCGGTTCGCGTGTTCCGATTGGCGGGGAATCCGATCTCGGAAAGCTGTCGGGAGATGCTGGGTGAAAGCTTCGGAATTCGAGTGACTCTCTAG
- a CDS encoding HEAT repeat domain-containing protein, translated as MIRYTVRKLMLATVLGGVLVSQSQAAAPKRQPVAPQIPTATGQAPLVDEQGRPVDPRLLKTANGKPIIFLGEPGKPEMQGAIEESIPQADGTVKHKVRMLKTGEIVELVDPKGTLNPNYKPTAVATTEPPLTTTPTAPAPIAAAPVVPATPAVPTTLAPAPAPSLAPVAPKPIAANPTTKPTATPYGGAMNGLVIPKFEPTSQGRQVSAVPAVNTLATPPVAPIPSTINPQRPGVTASMPNAIPQAATNADPLMNLNRKLLAPAAEASRSAYPVTTPVAPKKPTFWQRLTGSKKSEPTPQPTYPGPISKTGTPNLLTECPTCVDGTPEKQPTSFGVARVQLDRPADAPTSETIVQASGNTPATAPTGTPRASFESLQPGTVILPASDSTVTGHVESISSEQLVAQLRESIRPSQREQAILGLVQIHRTLPTDVKTAFLTAAKDDPAAIVRATAIRCLAEKDVRDAEFVQLLKERATDTDPVIRIEAAAALKIIGQR; from the coding sequence ATGATTCGATACACCGTCCGGAAGTTGATGCTGGCCACCGTGTTGGGTGGAGTGCTCGTGAGCCAATCGCAAGCCGCCGCCCCGAAACGGCAGCCCGTTGCGCCGCAAATCCCAACTGCGACTGGCCAAGCGCCGTTGGTGGATGAACAAGGTCGGCCAGTCGATCCGCGACTGCTCAAGACAGCGAATGGCAAGCCGATCATCTTCTTGGGCGAACCGGGCAAGCCGGAAATGCAAGGGGCGATCGAAGAATCGATCCCGCAAGCCGATGGAACGGTGAAGCACAAAGTTCGGATGTTGAAGACGGGCGAAATCGTCGAGTTGGTCGATCCCAAGGGGACGCTCAACCCCAACTACAAGCCGACGGCTGTGGCGACGACCGAACCTCCGCTGACGACGACTCCGACCGCTCCGGCTCCGATTGCCGCCGCCCCAGTTGTGCCCGCAACTCCTGCGGTGCCAACGACTTTGGCACCGGCTCCGGCCCCTAGCCTTGCACCCGTTGCGCCGAAGCCGATCGCCGCGAATCCGACCACGAAGCCGACCGCGACTCCGTATGGCGGGGCGATGAATGGCTTGGTCATTCCGAAATTTGAACCGACTTCGCAAGGCCGTCAGGTTTCGGCGGTTCCGGCGGTGAACACGCTGGCGACTCCGCCGGTTGCGCCGATTCCCTCGACGATCAATCCGCAACGTCCCGGCGTGACCGCAAGCATGCCCAATGCGATTCCGCAAGCCGCGACGAATGCCGACCCGTTGATGAATCTGAATCGCAAACTGCTAGCCCCGGCTGCGGAAGCATCGCGATCTGCGTATCCGGTCACGACTCCCGTGGCACCGAAGAAGCCAACCTTCTGGCAACGGCTGACCGGCTCCAAGAAGTCGGAACCGACCCCGCAGCCGACCTATCCGGGACCGATCTCAAAGACGGGCACCCCGAATCTGCTCACCGAATGCCCTACTTGCGTTGATGGCACGCCGGAAAAGCAGCCGACGAGCTTCGGTGTCGCTCGGGTGCAGTTGGATCGCCCCGCCGATGCTCCGACTTCAGAGACGATTGTGCAAGCGTCGGGGAACACTCCGGCGACCGCACCGACCGGCACCCCGCGGGCTTCGTTTGAATCGCTGCAACCCGGCACGGTGATTTTGCCCGCCAGCGACTCGACGGTAACGGGTCATGTCGAATCGATTTCGAGCGAGCAATTGGTGGCGCAACTCCGCGAAAGCATTCGTCCCTCGCAGCGGGAACAAGCGATTCTTGGCTTGGTGCAAATCCATCGCACGCTGCCGACGGACGTGAAGACTGCGTTCTTGACGGCCGCGAAGGATGATCCGGCGGCGATCGTCCGGGCGACCGCGATTCGCTGCCTGGCTGAAAAGGATGTGCGGGATGCGGAATTCGTGCAACTCTTGAAAGAGCGTGCCACCGATACCGATCCGGTCATCCGCATCGAAGCCGCTGCGGCGCTGAAGATCATCGGCCAACGCTAA
- the serA gene encoding phosphoglycerate dehydrogenase, whose translation MPRVLIADKLDPNGVKMLEAAGIEIDNRQKLKGDDLIQALQAADGVIVRSDTKITADLLESPGKLRAIVRAGVGVDTIDVSAATRKGIVVMNTPGGNTISAAEHTIALMMSLSRLIPAADASMKAGKWERGKFLGTQVAGKTIGVIGLGRIGLEVARRAIGLDMKVVGFDPLLTPERAAEQGIESVPTIHQMLPRCDFLSIHIPLNDQTRNLISARELAMMPKTARLLNVARGGIIDEVALSEALKNGVVAGAALDVFEVEPIPTDSPLLKAPNVVLTPHLGASTYEAQDAVAREAAQLLINFLTKGEVQFAVNMAAVDRTEMDELRQYVDLARRLGMLHSQMATSPIQHASILYRGDLARNKGTRLLTAAFTAGLLESGLAESVNIVNAELFARERGIQISESRNPKAGDFNNLMQVDVTTSDGKTLTVSGTLFGNQYLRLVQIGQFRMDSFLEGTMMLFTHRDIPGLIGYIGTIFGSYGVNIAQMTVGRSQPGGEAIAAVNLDSQPPEEAIREVRNHAAISHIQIVRLPEAGVMPHWFG comes from the coding sequence ATGCCACGGGTACTGATCGCGGATAAACTCGACCCCAACGGGGTCAAAATGCTGGAAGCGGCTGGCATCGAGATTGACAATCGCCAGAAGCTCAAGGGCGACGACCTCATTCAGGCACTGCAAGCCGCGGATGGGGTGATTGTTCGCTCGGATACGAAGATTACGGCGGATCTGTTGGAATCGCCAGGCAAGTTGCGCGCGATCGTCCGAGCGGGGGTGGGGGTGGACACGATCGATGTGTCTGCCGCGACTCGCAAGGGGATCGTGGTGATGAACACGCCGGGCGGGAACACCATTAGCGCCGCCGAGCATACGATTGCGCTGATGATGTCGCTGTCGCGGCTCATCCCCGCTGCCGATGCCAGCATGAAAGCGGGCAAGTGGGAGCGCGGCAAATTCCTTGGCACGCAGGTCGCCGGGAAGACCATCGGCGTGATCGGCTTGGGACGCATCGGCCTGGAAGTCGCTCGCCGCGCGATCGGGCTGGATATGAAGGTGGTCGGGTTCGATCCGTTGCTGACGCCGGAACGTGCGGCGGAGCAGGGGATTGAATCGGTGCCGACGATTCATCAAATGCTTCCTCGCTGCGATTTTCTGTCGATCCATATTCCGTTGAACGATCAGACACGGAATCTGATTTCTGCCCGCGAATTGGCGATGATGCCGAAAACGGCACGCCTGCTGAATGTCGCACGAGGCGGAATCATCGACGAAGTCGCACTCAGCGAAGCGCTCAAGAACGGTGTCGTCGCCGGGGCTGCGCTGGATGTGTTCGAAGTCGAGCCGATTCCGACCGATTCGCCGCTGCTGAAAGCGCCGAATGTGGTGCTGACGCCACACTTGGGCGCGAGCACGTACGAGGCCCAAGACGCGGTGGCCCGAGAAGCCGCACAACTGCTCATCAATTTCCTCACCAAGGGGGAAGTGCAGTTTGCGGTGAATATGGCCGCCGTCGATCGCACGGAAATGGACGAGTTGCGGCAATATGTCGATCTCGCCCGGCGGTTGGGGATGCTGCACTCGCAGATGGCCACCTCGCCGATTCAGCATGCGTCGATTTTGTATCGCGGCGATTTGGCCCGCAACAAAGGCACGCGATTGCTGACCGCTGCGTTCACTGCCGGATTGCTCGAATCGGGTTTGGCCGAATCGGTGAATATCGTCAACGCGGAACTGTTCGCACGCGAACGAGGCATCCAGATTTCGGAGTCGCGCAATCCCAAGGCCGGAGATTTCAACAATCTCATGCAAGTGGATGTCACGACTTCGGATGGGAAAACGCTGACCGTCTCCGGAACGCTGTTCGGGAATCAATATCTGCGGTTGGTGCAAATCGGCCAATTCCGCATGGATAGCTTCCTGGAAGGGACGATGATGCTGTTCACCCACCGGGATATTCCGGGGTTGATCGGCTACATCGGCACGATTTTCGGGTCGTATGGCGTGAATATCGCGCAGATGACGGTCGGACGCAGCCAGCCGGGTGGCGAGGCGATTGCCGCCGTCAACCTGGATAGCCAGCCGCCCGAAGAAGCGATCCGCGAAGTTCGCAATCACGCGGCGATCAGCCATATTCAGATTGTGCGCTTGCCCGAAGCCGGTGTCATGCCGCATTGGTTCGGGTAA
- a CDS encoding MBL fold metallo-hydrolase, protein MVTGSMHLVEVGSTRVLLDCGMVQGKREDSRRRNDRFPFPTDQIDAVLISHSHIDHCGNLPTLVRHGYTGPIYCTSATRDLLAVMLRDSAKIQEEDAAHLNILRQYAEPWVEPLYTQVDVDQTLDQCVPVRYHTDQVISPSMRCQFLPAGHVLGSAMLHLTLKGSKGERRLTFTGDLGRRGMPMLQPSDPIPPADVLVSESTYGNRTHEQVSRTIEKLHATIRTTYDRGGKVLIPAFSLGRIQLIIHYIDLAIRQGHIPDMPIYVDSPLAADVAGVYRDHPECLTAEMRADRESGHGLFGEGRVRYIRKFEESVEVSRRPGPYILLAASGMCDAGRIVHHLKMHVDDPRCTVVLVSYQAPGTTGRRLLEPGPKVRIAGKDWNKWIDVVHLDGFSGHADREDFLAYLTPLIGKIGKIRLIHGEREQADALSETLRNLGFPDVGVPEPGEKVVIDW, encoded by the coding sequence ATGGTGACCGGCTCGATGCATTTGGTCGAAGTCGGCTCAACACGCGTGCTTCTGGACTGCGGGATGGTCCAAGGCAAACGAGAAGATTCCCGCCGCCGAAATGATCGATTTCCGTTTCCAACGGATCAAATCGACGCGGTTCTGATTTCCCACTCACACATTGACCACTGTGGGAATCTGCCGACGTTGGTTCGTCATGGATATACCGGACCGATCTACTGCACCTCCGCAACCCGCGATCTGCTCGCGGTGATGCTCCGCGACTCGGCCAAAATCCAAGAAGAAGATGCCGCCCATCTGAATATCCTGCGGCAATATGCCGAACCGTGGGTGGAACCGCTGTACACTCAGGTGGATGTTGATCAGACACTCGATCAATGCGTTCCGGTGCGGTATCACACCGATCAGGTGATCTCCCCATCGATGCGCTGCCAGTTTCTCCCCGCCGGTCACGTGCTCGGCTCGGCGATGCTGCATCTGACATTGAAGGGGAGCAAGGGCGAGCGCCGACTGACGTTCACAGGCGATTTGGGTCGTCGTGGCATGCCCATGTTGCAACCCAGCGATCCGATTCCACCCGCCGATGTGCTTGTCTCCGAAAGTACTTACGGCAATCGGACCCACGAACAAGTCAGCCGCACCATCGAGAAGCTGCACGCCACAATTCGCACGACATACGATCGCGGCGGCAAGGTGCTCATTCCTGCGTTCAGTCTTGGACGCATTCAGTTGATTATTCATTACATCGATCTGGCCATCCGACAGGGGCACATCCCCGACATGCCGATCTATGTCGATAGTCCACTGGCTGCGGATGTCGCGGGTGTCTACCGCGATCACCCCGAATGCTTGACCGCTGAGATGCGGGCGGATCGGGAATCCGGGCACGGCCTATTCGGTGAAGGCCGAGTTCGTTACATTCGCAAGTTCGAAGAATCGGTTGAGGTTTCCCGCCGACCCGGTCCTTACATTCTGTTGGCCGCCAGTGGAATGTGCGACGCCGGTCGAATCGTGCATCACCTCAAGATGCATGTCGATGACCCGCGTTGTACCGTAGTGCTTGTCAGCTATCAGGCTCCCGGCACCACCGGTCGTCGGCTGCTCGAACCGGGGCCGAAAGTCCGAATCGCGGGCAAAGATTGGAACAAGTGGATTGATGTCGTCCATCTGGATGGCTTTTCTGGGCATGCCGACCGAGAAGATTTCTTGGCCTACCTGACTCCGCTGATCGGGAAGATCGGAAAAATCCGATTGATTCACGGCGAACGGGAACAGGCCGATGCCCTTTCCGAAACGCTTCGCAACCTGGGATTCCCGGACGTTGGTGTCCCCGAACCGGGTGAAAAAGTGGTCATCGATTGGTGA
- a CDS encoding DUF1559 family PulG-like putative transporter, which produces MFRFVNPPRRRSAYTLLEMVIVIVMSVFLLGLIFPAVQKAREVAANLSCENNLKDIGVAMQQHHATNGSFPPAGTTTPLPQGHSFLTFLLPNLGQEGLYRSIDLEQSVWSRANLDSSAKTTIIKMFICPTAIPRTGGISYVAAGYLPADSGATNLGPVDYAVVTGVGGSFASLLPAGSEIGNTGLLQLDSRATKEDCQDGLSNTIVMAEDAGRTTRFDLGKQIPGRFSSGGAWLDYHAEFTVDGYASNGACAVNCTNDNEIYSFHPGGAQILRADGSVTFLRRSISPGVLAAAISKAGGEAVVASDF; this is translated from the coding sequence ATGTTCCGCTTTGTTAATCCCCCTCGACGTCGATCTGCCTACACACTCTTGGAGATGGTCATTGTGATCGTGATGAGTGTGTTTCTGCTGGGGCTCATCTTCCCAGCGGTGCAAAAGGCCCGAGAAGTCGCCGCCAATTTGAGTTGCGAGAATAATCTCAAGGACATTGGCGTGGCGATGCAGCAACATCACGCGACCAATGGCAGTTTTCCGCCTGCGGGCACGACGACGCCGCTTCCGCAAGGACATTCGTTTCTGACCTTCTTGCTCCCGAATTTGGGCCAAGAAGGGTTGTATCGTTCAATTGATTTGGAGCAATCGGTCTGGAGTCGTGCCAATCTCGATTCGTCGGCAAAGACAACAATTATCAAGATGTTTATTTGTCCGACAGCGATTCCTCGCACGGGTGGGATCAGCTATGTCGCGGCGGGATACCTTCCCGCAGACAGCGGAGCAACCAATTTGGGACCGGTTGATTATGCCGTGGTGACAGGCGTTGGCGGATCGTTCGCGTCATTGCTGCCGGCAGGCTCGGAAATCGGCAATACTGGATTGCTTCAATTGGATTCGCGAGCGACGAAGGAAGATTGTCAAGATGGTCTGTCGAACACCATTGTGATGGCTGAAGATGCTGGCCGAACGACACGCTTCGATCTTGGCAAGCAGATTCCGGGTCGATTCAGTTCCGGCGGTGCGTGGCTGGACTACCACGCGGAATTCACGGTGGATGGATATGCAAGCAATGGAGCTTGCGCGGTCAATTGCACAAACGATAACGAAATCTATTCGTTCCATCCCGGCGGAGCGCAGATTCTGCGGGCGGATGGCTCGGTGACCTTCCTTCGTCGCAGTATTTCCCCAGGTGTCCTGGCCGCGGCGATCAGCAAAGCCGGGGGCGAAGCCGTCGTCGCCTCGGACTTTTAA
- a CDS encoding SDR family oxidoreductase, with protein MIPVDLKGKVALVTGVADNVGFAWHIAKHLQAAGARLVFATHPRVYGIVESILTRDADAESRVLPYGAGSLTVEKMFACDANFDTMDDVDEKTRTDRRYAKFDDYSIHGVMNAVGKEFGSIDILIHSIAFSPEIKNLQLNTSRAAYMTALGVSAYSLTSMVRAGLPYMEGRNASVVGLTYLGGERVIPHYGGGMSTAKAALQIDAGQLASNVGGKGVRVNLISAGPYASRAASAIGDIKNMIDYASARSPLQRCISADEVGASTVFLCSDLASAVTGQVLYVDCGYHIMGV; from the coding sequence ATGATCCCAGTGGACCTGAAGGGGAAAGTCGCCCTGGTGACGGGCGTGGCGGATAATGTTGGCTTTGCCTGGCATATTGCCAAACATCTCCAAGCCGCTGGTGCGCGATTGGTGTTTGCGACCCATCCGCGCGTTTATGGCATCGTCGAAAGCATTCTCACCCGTGATGCTGATGCGGAATCGCGCGTGTTGCCGTATGGCGCGGGCTCGCTGACGGTCGAAAAAATGTTCGCCTGCGATGCCAACTTCGACACGATGGACGATGTCGATGAAAAGACGCGCACCGATCGCCGATATGCGAAATTCGATGATTATTCGATCCATGGTGTGATGAATGCGGTCGGTAAAGAATTCGGGTCGATCGATATTCTGATCCATAGCATTGCATTCTCGCCGGAAATCAAGAATCTGCAGCTCAACACCAGCCGCGCGGCCTACATGACCGCCTTGGGTGTGAGTGCCTATTCGCTCACCTCGATGGTTCGAGCCGGATTGCCGTACATGGAAGGCCGCAATGCGTCGGTCGTGGGGCTGACCTATCTGGGCGGCGAGCGCGTGATTCCGCACTACGGCGGGGGGATGTCCACCGCCAAGGCCGCGCTGCAAATCGATGCCGGGCAGTTGGCCAGCAACGTCGGTGGGAAGGGCGTGCGCGTCAATCTGATTTCCGCCGGACCGTATGCGTCCCGCGCCGCCTCCGCCATCGGCGACATTAAGAACATGATCGACTACGCCAGTGCCCGTTCGCCGCTGCAACGCTGCATCTCCGCCGACGAAGTGGGCGCCTCGACGGTGTTCCTGTGCTCCGATCTCGCCTCGGCAGTCACCGGGCAAGTGCTGTACGTCGATTGCGGTTACCACATCATGGGTGTGTAA